The sequence CTGTATACCTCCAGTTCTTTTTTATAAACGGTCATCGTATACGTCCCTGGGATCATGCCGTCTTTCACTGCGGTTCCAGAAGAAGATGCAGTCGTCCAGTATTGGGCATTATCATTGGAAAATCCAACCGTATATTCATAGTTCGAATCCATACCACTCAAGCCGTTTAATACCACTTTTCCCCTGCTGGAAACCCAACCTTGCAGATTCAGACTCGACATCCAGCTGAAATCAGGAATACTTGGCGTTGAACCTGTCGTAAATACTAATGCATATGGACCGTGAAGCCCCATCCGCCAGTCCTCTGTCTGAGCATGTCCTGAATTCATATAATTATAAATTTCGGTGTCTCCTCCACTCTGGAATTGAATATCCCGGAAAAAAGGACCGCCAGAACTTTTTTCACGATTACCGTACGCCATAAAGACACCGACATTATTCCCTGTCGCACCTTTTATCGTTAAATCCTTGGCCTGATCATTGCCATAGTATTTCGAAGTGGTATAGCCATTGGAATGACCAAACACATCAGAGCTCTCGATCGCCCCTGTTGTTCCTCTATTGTTCGAGCGTTCCGGTACATCGGTTAACACGTTACCATTCCCACGGAATATGTAACGCAGTTCCCCAACGGACGGCTCCTGTGTTGTGTAGGTTGCCATATAAATAATATTTTGTCCGCCCCTTGATGAATAGTAATGTGTAAGTGTATCAGTACTAACGGTAATAAGTACAGTAGAGCCTGATGGCGATTTGCTCCAGGTCACATCTGCACCCGAACCGAGACCGGAAGCAATATGGGAATTTTTTGTGGAACCGGTCAGCTCTACTCCATTCATTTTACTAGAAGTAATATCACCATTATCTTTGTCGACTGTGTATTCCAGACCAGCACCCGTATTAATTACCAATGTAGAACCGTTATCCGTCACGTAAACAGTAGCAGCTTGTCCTTTTTCAGCCGGAAATACCATACCTGCCACGATGATGATTGCAGCGAAGATCATAAAGAGTGCATTACGTTTTAAGTTGCTTCTCATCCTTTCTCCTCCTATCATTATTAAGCTAAGATAACGAATAAATACGCTTACATTTATGCGTAAGAAAAACGGGCACCCCCTTCCTTATTCATTTGTATATTACCATATATGTTAAAAAATAGAATCCTCAATAGTTGCTAACTTGATGGAAATTATAGGTAATGCAAGAGGGACTACAGCACCCCTTTGCATATGTTACAATATTAGAATTGATAAGCACTTGAAGGAGCGGAGAAGATGAAGGAATTTACCATAGTTGGTGGTGGAATTGCAGGAGCATCCATCGCTTATCACCTTGCCAAAAAAGGACACAGCGTTACTGTTTTTGACCGATTCGATCAAGGACAGGCAACATTCGCATCTGCCGGCATTATCTGTCCCTGGACCAGCCAGCGCCGCAATAAAAAATGGTACCGCCTCGTCCAGGAAGGTGCGCGATACTATCCTGCATTTATTAACGAATTGGAAAGAACGACGAATCAGCCGACAGGGTACAAACAAAACGGTGCTATCTGTCTATTTAAGGATGATCGGATTCAGCAGCTGGCATACGAGCGGATATCGGCTAAACAGGCAGATTCTCCCGAGATGGGAAGCGTCACGAAAATGTCGAAGGAAGATGTAAAAGC is a genomic window of Gracilibacillus salinarum containing:
- a CDS encoding rhamnogalacturonan lyase B N-terminal domain-containing protein, whose product is MRSNLKRNALFMIFAAIIIVAGMVFPAEKGQAATVYVTDNGSTLVINTGAGLEYTVDKDNGDITSSKMNGVELTGSTKNSHIASGLGSGADVTWSKSPSGSTVLITVSTDTLTHYYSSRGGQNIIYMATYTTQEPSVGELRYIFRGNGNVLTDVPERSNNRGTTGAIESSDVFGHSNGYTTSKYYGNDQAKDLTIKGATGNNVGVFMAYGNREKSSGGPFFRDIQFQSGGDTEIYNYMNSGHAQTEDWRMGLHGPYALVFTTGSTPSIPDFSWMSSLNLQGWVSSRGKVVLNGLSGMDSNYEYTVGFSNDNAQYWTTASSSGTAVKDGMIPGTYTMTVYKKELEVYSEQVTVSANQTTTLNTRTINNDPSADVAIWRIGDWDGTPWELKNGQTIPLRHPSDSRNQSWGPVTYAVGSATNKYPAIQFRGENSPTTVTFNLTAAQAASSHELNIGITTAYNGGRPSITMNGSSLGFHSPSNQPNSRSFTIGTYRGNNTTFSWTVPASDLVEGTNTMTITPVSGSSDLGNWLSAGWVYDTVELID